The following is a genomic window from Myxococcales bacterium.
GCAGCTTTTATTAATAAGATCAAAAGCGGTGCTGAAAAAAATAAACAGCCACTGTTGTTGGTAGTCAACAAAATTGACGAGATCAAAGATAAATCAAAACTGCTTGAGCTCACGGCTCTTTATGCCCAAGAATGTGGCATTGATGAAATCATTCCCTTGAGCGCTGTGACGCAAGACGGACTTGATAATTTATTTGATGCACTTGCACGCAGAGCTTCGGAAAGTGAGTTTATTTTTAGCGATGAACTTTTTACCGATGCCAGCGAAAAAGAAATCGTTGCTGAACTTATCCGTGAAAAAGCCATGCTTGAGTTAAACGATGAGCTTCCCTACCGTATTGCTGTGAGCGTGGAGCATTTCGATGAAAGTCGTCGCGAAAATGAAAAAAAACCATTAATTGAAATCGAAGCCGTTTTGCATGTGGAAAGAAAAAGTCAAAAAGCTATTGTCATTGGTAAGGGTGGGGCAAGCATTAAGACCATTGGCATGCGTGCAAGAAAGGATATTGAATATCTTTTGAACTGCCAGGTTATGCTCAAGCTTTTTGTTCGCGTCGAGCCTGACTGGACGACTTCTGCCAAGGGTTTAAAAAAACTTGGTTACTAAAAGTAGATAGACCAACGGAGGCGATATGGCCTCCAAAATTATATTTAGGTTAGTAAACTCGAGTGCACCATCGTTAGTCTTGGAAAGCGTATGATTTTTCTGCTTGCGAGAGTGTGTCAATTATCAGCTTGGCAAATTCTTTCGTTCTAGGTGAGTAATGGCTAGGAATTTCTGTGCTTTTGAGCGTTGCTGAGTCAAGAAACGGAAGATACAAGTTTATTAACTGAGGGCTTTCACAAAAACCTAAAATGTGGTCTCGCTCAAGGAGCTCAGATTGTAGTGCGCTAAGGTAAATATTGACTATATTTCTTGTATCTATGTTTCCTAAATCTTTTTCGATTGGGAGGACAATCGCTAACTCGGCAAAAACAAGTAAAGCGATAACTCTAGTTTCTGCCCATATATCATCCGAATCAAATGGACTAAGCAATAATTCTTCGAACCCTTCAATTAAATTTTTTAGTGTTGGGGTGTCATATTTTTTTGGATTTAGATCAACCCCATGTTTTTCAGCTGCGACAAAGTCGTATTCAAATTTCTCTAAATAATAAGTGGTATTATTTTGGTGTAAATCCATTGATAGCTCCATTTAGGCTCGATTAGGCTTTAATAGTTATTTGGATTTTATTCAAGTGCACTTTACGCAATACACTTAACTTTGCGCTGCTTTATTGCCCTGGAGGATTTGTGAGCCGAATTATTGATTCAGCTGTCAGCCCCGCGCAGCCGGGGATCCAGGCAAAACGCCTAACTGTCCAACTAAAATGAATAATATAAATTATTCCCTGTGATAGCTTCTTCGCTTGCCGTAAATTCTACGAGATAAGTCATTGCTGGCCCCCGACACAAATTATGTCGTTTCTTTTTGAGCATAGAAAGAGCGCTGCATAGTTAAAAAAGTGTTAATCATTGGACTGAGTAAGTATTGCCGTCTAGTTAGATTCCCGCCTGCACGGGAATAACAAGGGATAATGGTCAAAAACGCTTTTAGCTTAGAGAAAGATTATTTTTAAAACAATCTCTAAATAATCAGAAGCCAAATAGGGCAGCTTAGTGCCCAAATAAGCAACAACGTCAGATGGCCTCGGAAAATAGTCAGAATGGCCAGCGGGCGCATTTGAATGAAAACCTACGGTTATAGAATTGTTAGTCCAGGGAACCGCATACCAATATGTTGCAAAAAAGGTTTTCACGTCATACTTTCGCCGAAGCGACATTTATTAAAAAGAATGCAGAATTGATTTTTTGTACAGCCTCTAACTCAGTTGTTATTGCCGCTGGTTGTATAAGAAAAAAAATGTAATCTGAGGATTAAAATGACTTTTTTGAGTTTTATTAGCGTCATTATAACATTAGCAATGGGTTCACAAGGCTATGCTGCTGCGATTTCCTCAGCAAGCCCTGCACATGTCGCTGACAGTCCAACTATACCTAACAATCTGCACTATATTTGGTTTGGTGGTGCTCCGTCCGATACAGCGAAAAGGATTTGCGCGATAGGCTCGCACAGGGAAAACTAT
Proteins encoded in this region:
- the era gene encoding GTPase Era, encoding MNDKKTFVTTVAFVGQPNVGKSTLLNALVGAKIAPTTRKAQTTRRIIRGIRTKNNCQQIYFDTPGAVRTQTGLDHFMHDQIFQALNDVEQVVAIVDAKDPIKKHAAFINKIKSGAEKNKQPLLLVVNKIDEIKDKSKLLELTALYAQECGIDEIIPLSAVTQDGLDNLFDALARRASESEFIFSDELFTDASEKEIVAELIREKAMLELNDELPYRIAVSVEHFDESRRENEKKPLIEIEAVLHVERKSQKAIVIGKGGASIKTIGMRARKDIEYLLNCQVMLKLFVRVEPDWTTSAKGLKKLGY